The Rhododendron vialii isolate Sample 1 chromosome 8a, ASM3025357v1 genome has a window encoding:
- the LOC131335743 gene encoding uncharacterized protein LOC131335743, with protein MAEGNRSARGKSFNSDQDEAICNAYLCVSQDSIVGTNQPRSKLWDRVAKKYTEFTGGDVRSDASIKSRWQIIQQACNKYRGHLRQIQRQHQSGMTEQNEIDLAKRHYKDTENKPFANLDCCPAILEHSMKWADLTPPRSDPRSSQMDMSSVPLSPDFSQNPNLDSPDFSQVPNTSTTMEDSNPTSGGSVQSPRKRPPGCKASKAKLLKTKKSENEEREWINLMEKFNQTTSDKEGRRAEMEARRVAALERTIANDERRVALEERKAAIKEKEMEDRIMQMDLDLVQDPQTKAYYQYRKGEILAKWTASSSSNGYFPDFPDY; from the exons ATGGCAGAGGGAAATCGTAGTGCGAGAGGAAAATCGTTCAACTCCGATCAAGATGAAGCAATTTGTAATGCTTACTTGTGCGTTAGTCAAGACTCGATTGTCGGTACCAATCAACCACGATCTAAATTATGGGATCGGGTTGCAAAAAAATACACCGAATTCACAGGAGGCGATGTACGATCGGATGCTTCTATCAAGTCTCGATGGCAAATCATCCAGCAGGCTTGCAACAAATATCGTGGACATTTAAGACAAATTCAAAGGCAACATCAAAGTGGAATGACAGAACAAAATGAG ATTGATCTAGCGAAGAGACATTACAAAGACACTGAGAATAAACCTTTCGCCAATTTGGATTGTTGCCCGGCAATCTTAGAACACAGTATGAAGTGGGCAGATTTAACCCCACCTCGCTCCGACCCAAGATCTTCACAAATGGATATGAGTTCGGTCCCTCTATCTCCTgatttctctcaaaatccaaacttaGATTCTCCTGATTtctctcaagttccaaacacatcAACTACAATGGAAGATAGCAATCCTACGAGTGGAGGTAGTGTTCAGTCTCCAAGAAAGAGGCCTCCTGGATGTAAAGCATCAAAGGCAAAATTATTGAAGaccaaaaaatcagaaaatgagGAACGTGAATGGATAAACTTGATGGAAAAATTCAACCAAACTACATCTGACAAGGAAGGTAGGAGAGCTGAAATGGAAGCAAGAAGAGTCGCGGCTTTGGAAAGGACAATAGCAAATGATGAGAGGAGGGTGGCGCTTGAGGAGAGGAAGGCagcaataaaggaaaaagagatggaAGATAGGATTATGCAAATGGACTTGGATTTGGTTCAAGACCCCCAAACGAAGGCTTATTACCAGTATCGCAAGGGTGAAATCTTGGCTAAATGGACGGCTAGTTCAAGTTCGAACGGTTATTTTCCTGACTTTCCCGATTATTga